Proteins found in one Kluyveromyces marxianus DMKU3-1042 DNA, complete genome, chromosome 2 genomic segment:
- the RSM18 gene encoding mitochondrial 37S ribosomal protein bS18m, with protein MFSRSSVGLRLFSSTRRMANSIDQKLLKDGMNGSKTPTVKKLEGKLIRNFQPGSVYNPFDFSLERIRLDKKYGVRPGSYDPFDRLKINPLDLYTNPEFLSKFVSSTGKILHRDVTGLSAKNQRRLAKAIRRCQAIGLMSKVHKDVSMLPQRTMTKN; from the coding sequence ATGTTTTCTCGTTCCAGTGTTGGCTTGAGGCTATTTTCAAGTACTAGGCGTATGGCCAATAGCATTGATCAAAAGCTTTTAAAAGATGGTATGAACGGATCCAAGACACCAACTGTGAAAAAGCTAGAAGGTAAATTAATCAGAAACTTCCAACCGGGAAGTGTGTACAATCCATTTGATTTTTCTCTGGAAAGAATACGTCTAGATAAGAAGTATGGCGTTCGTCCAGGATCTTACGATCCATTTGACAGATTGAAGATTAACCCATTGGACCTATACACAAACCCAGAATTTTTATCCAAGTTCGTATCTTCTACTGGTAAGATCCTACATAGAGATGTTACTGGTCTATCGGCAAAGAACCAGCGTCGCTTGGCCAAGGCCATTAGAAGGTGCCAGGCTATAGGATTAATGTCCAAGGTTCATAAGGATGTTTCCATGCTTCCTCAAAGAACAATGACCAAGAATTAA
- the PKP1 gene encoding protein kinase PKP1, translating into MASARLFLRKEAFWKVKNGYRSFSNFNNCVMSAKHTNNHHKLAALSFREMYDIRSNIQHLIKDYSSYDVPKIDWAFLMQHKPPLKDNEQYFLTIKTLNILLTLTCHRLAALQELPYIALVNPNIEQSNRLYLKTLESLLSIEYPYDLYDTAKMQNLTKEFLNDHQDTLLTLSNGLQEISNFYDHEKIFKFLNNHLHDRILMKLLTTNYLELLKQDENTRDKIGVIHKDLHISDLVLRTNEFVNDLTFIKYDKTVPVKIMDGADVKFSYIPTDLEYVLQEVLKNSSRAHIENNVEREVEVTIVKSYEQLEIRIRDFGGGINPQVEDLIFDYSFSTTEKDAKDTGMSAYILPGQEVQNVAGMGFGLPMCKAYLELFNGTLDIQSLWGWGTDVYIKLQGPSNKLFVR; encoded by the coding sequence ATGGCATCTGCTAGACTTTTCTTGCGTAAAGAAGCCTTTTGGAAGGTTAAAAATGGATACCGTTCTTTCTCCAATTTTAATAATTGCGTTATGTCCGCTAAACACACTAACAACCATCACAAACTGGCAGCACTGAGCTTTAGAGAAATGTATGATATTCGCTCTAATATTCAGCATTTGATTAAGGACTATTCGTCATATGACGTCCCTAAAATTGACTGGGCATTTCTTATGCAGCATAAACCTCCGCTAAAAGACAATGAGCAGTACTTTCTGACAATCAAAACTCTGAATATCTTATTGACCTTAACATGTCACAGATTAGCAGCATTGCAGGAACTTCCGTATATCGCGTTAGTCAATCCTAATATTGAGCAGTCGAATCGGCTTTACTTGAAAACGTTGGAGTCGTTATTGTCGATAGAGTATCCATATGACCTATATGATACTGCCAAGATGCAAAATTTGACAAAAGAGTTCCTAAACGATCATCAAGACACGTTGCTTACGCTCTCTAACGGATTACAGGAGATCAGCAACTTCTATGATcatgaaaaaatattcaagttcttgaataACCATTTGCACGATAGGATTCTAATGAAACTTCTAACCACCAATTATCTGGAGTTATTAAAACAAGATGAGAATACGCGTGATAAGATTGGTGTTATTCACAAAGATTTGCATATTTCAGACTTGGTTTTGAGGACTAATGAATTTGTCAACGATTTAACGTTTATCAAGTATGACAAAACGGTCCCAGTCAAGATTATGGATGGTGCAGACGTCAAGTTTTCCTACATTCCCACTGATTTGGAATATGTACTCCAAGAAGTGTTGAAAAATAGCTCGCGGGCCCATATCGAAAACAACGTCGAAagagaagttgaagttACGATAGTGAAGAGCTACGAACAGCTGGAAATTAGAATAAGAGATTTTGGTGGAGGTATTAACCCGCAAGTAGAAGACCTCATATTTGATTATTCCTTTTCTACCACGGAAAAGGACGCCAAAGACACCGGAATGAGTGCATACATTTTGCCTGGCCAAGAAGTGCAGAATGTCGCTGGTATGGGTTTTGGTTTGCCAATGTGCAAAGCATATCTTGAGCTATTTAACGGTACTCTAGATATACAGTCTCTTTGGGGTTGGGGCACGGATGTCTACATCAAACTACAAGGACCCTCAAATAAACTTTTCGTGAGATga
- the VSB1 gene encoding Vsb1p, whose amino-acid sequence MSATRNSSFSISQQGQGQGQGGARNRKFSFQMGPTSTYLGRSYVGSFISPPFEGSNEMYESKLPISGDSPANSRMIHETGNLHKQTAMLSNTFDAGSDGVNELSVLSPEEQEELDRQALDIDKTLDGQNRGDMLQDSRPIVSGDVDDDINFSSSYMQDDTSLLEMSDTGENLALLPSNSHNSFYLEYGTYDEESQSQGMGGHYVSLLPDGPNTNSVQMGRSARSHYDAAKDLTYRIVQYTPAVGLGLLLNILDALSYGMIIFPITEPLFSHLGPTGLSMFYVSTVICQLCFSLGLSSFPSAIGSEMIEITPFFHTMAISIMNSIPEGNDAKVISTTIVCYALSSVVTGITFFLLGKLKLGKIVGFFPRHILIGCIGGVGYFLVITGLEVCTRVPEFKYSWSFLVSLFTDSDILFKWLTPVILTLILIAVQSRIHNSLVLPSFYIIALLLFHFIVALIPNLSLDKLRDSGWIFPKVSAKENWYDFYKLYDINNIEWGLIPKQIPTMLALTFFGILHVPINVPALAMSLNVDKYDLDKELIAHGYSNLISGLMGSIQNYLVYTNSVLFIRAGADSPIAGIMLTIGTFIVMVIGPVIISFIPICIVGSLIFLLGYELIQEAVIDTWGKLQPFEYLTILIIVVTMGVVDFVVGIIVGILLACFSFLVNSTKLQTVNGEYDGKVAKSTVYRDYIQSKFLRNIGEQIYVLKLQNLLFFGTIISIEEKVNSLLEKSDADASKKRIKYLILDFKNIRAKSIDYSAAEGFNRIKRFLEKEKIYLIISSIDKNDQIYIAFDKIGLLENVELFNDLNGALEWCENEFLARYQKLRTKTRAKKLAQMKRTQNRLSKLPINTPRNHQFVSEVRNIYTEEMEIQKLSASDSKERPHFLSILLMSIRKFRTDIQSQDEVKRRKELDLWKRLVPYFEQKKLPPHTQIHHENNMFIVLESGALNLTHHLTQGEFYETMSSKTAYGVLNNNTQYDPQAVTITTDTECVISFLNSETLSKIKSMDPELYTELILLIMSIYRERFRELLGYSLISM is encoded by the coding sequence ATGTCTGCGACTAGAAACTCATCTTTTTCGATATCTCAgcaaggccaaggccagggccagggcgGTGCCAGAAACAGGAAATTCTCATTCCAAATGGGACCGACATCTACGTATTTGGGGCGTTCATACGTTGGGTCGTTCATTTCTCCCCCATTTGAGGGCAGCAACGAGATGTACGAATCGAAACTGCCCATCTCTGGCGACAGCCCCGCTAATAGCAGAATGATCCACGAAACGGGCAATTTACATAAACAGACAGCAATGCTTTCCAATACTTTTGATGCCGGAAGCGATGGTGTCAATGAACTGTCTGTGCTTTCGCcggaagaacaagaagaactcgATCGTCAGGCATTGGATATCGACAAGACACTTGATGGGCAAAATCGCGGCGACATGCTCCAGGATTCAAGACCCATTGTATCGGGTGATGTGGATGATGATATCAATTTCTCTTCCAGTTATATGCAGGATGATACATCGCTGTTGGAAATGTCTGATACAGGCGAGAACTTGGCATTGCTTCCCTCCAATTCGCACAATTCCTTCTACCTTGAGTATGGAACTTATGATGAAGAGAGCCAATCCCAGGGCATGGGAGGCCACTATGTGTCGTTGCTTCCGGATGGACCAAATACAAATTCTGTCCAGATGGGCCGTAGTGCTAGGTCACATTATGATGCTGCAAAAGACCTAACTTACCGTATTGTCCAATACACTCCGGCTGTCGGACTCGgtcttcttttgaacatTTTAGATGCGTTATCCTACGGTATGATTATCTTCCCAATCACAGAACCCTTGTTTTCACATCTTGGACCAACCGGGTTGTCGATGTTTTATGTGTCAACTGTGATTTGTCAACTGTGCTTTTCTCTAGGTTTATCCTCATTCCCATCTGCCATCGGGTCTGAAATGATTGAGATCACTCCGTTCTTTCACACAATGGCCATTTCTATTATGAATTCTATACCTGAGGGTAACGATGCAAAGGTCATCTCAACTACAATCGTTTGCTATGCTCTAAGTTCCGTTGTCACAGGTATAACATTCTTTTTACTAGGTAAGCTTAAGTTAGGGAAAATTGTCGGATTTTTTCCCCGTCACATCTTAATAGGTTGCATCGGAGGTGTGGGTTATTTCCTTGTTATAACTGGCTTGGAAGTGTGTACCAGGGTTCCTGAGTTCAAATACTCTTGGTCCTTCTTGGTATCATTGTTCACTGATAGTGatatcttgttcaaatgGTTGACCCCAGTTATCTTAACGCTCATTTTGATCGCCGTCCAGTCGAGAATTCACAACTCTTTGGTCTTACCTTCATTCTACATTATCGCATTACTGCTATTCCATTTCATCGTGGCATTGATTCCAAACCTCTCCTTGGATAAGTTGCGTGACTCAGGATGGATTTTCCCCAAAGTTAgtgcaaaagaaaactgGTACGACTTTTACAAACTTTATGACATTAATAATATCGAATGGGGACTTATTCCAAAACAGATACCAACAATGCTTGCTTTAACTTTCTTTGGTATTTTACACGTGCCGATTAATGTTCCAGCACTAGCCATGTCCTTGAATGTTGACAAATATGACCTTGATAAAGAATTGATTGCCCACGGCTACTCAAATTTAATATCTGGGTTAATGGGCTCCATCCAAAACTACTTGGTGTACACTAATTCCGTTCTATTTATACGTGCTGGTGCTGATTCACCTATAGCTGGTATCATGTTGACTATTGGAACCTTCATAGTCATGGTTATTGGACCAGTGATCATATCATTCATTCCTATTTGTATTGTTGGATCATTGATCTTCCTGCTTGGATATGAATTAATCCAAGAGGCAGTTATAGACACATGGGGTAAATTGCAaccttttgaatatttgacTATATTGATCATCGTTGTCACAATGGGTGTTGTGGATTTCGTCGTCGGTATCATAGTGGGTATTCTTCTAGCATGCTTCTCATTTTTGGTAAACTCCACAAAGCTACAAACAGTCAATGGAGAATATGATGGTAAGGTCGCCAAATCCACAGTCTACCGTGACTACATTCAATCAAAATTCTTGAGAAACATTGGGGAACAGATTTACGTCTTGAAACTCCAAaatcttttattcttcGGTACCATAATATCAATCGAGGAAAAAGTTAATAGTCTCCTTGAGAAAAGTGATGCCGATGCATCTAAGAAGAGAATTAAGTACCTAATTCTtgatttcaagaatatcAGAGCTAAGAGCATTGATTATAGTGCAGCAGAGGGTTTCAATAGGATCAAAAGATTCCttgagaaagagaaaatttATTTGATCATAAGTTCAATAGACAAAAACGACCAAATCTATATTGCATTCGATAAGATTGGTTTACTTGAAAATGTTGAGCTATTTAATGATTTAAATGGTGCCTTGGAATGGTGTGAAAACGAATTCTTAGCTAGATATCAAAAGCTCAGAACCAAGACAAGGGCAAAGAAACTGGCTCAGATGAAGAGAACCCAAAATAGGCTTAGTAAATTACCCATCAATACTCCAAGAAACCATCAGTTCGTTTCCGAAGTTAGAAATATCTACACagaagaaatggaaattcaaaaactaaGTGCAAGTGATAGCAAAGAACGCCCACACTTCCTCTCTATATTGTTAATGTCTATCAGGAAGTTTAGAACCGACATTCAATCTCAGGATGAggtcaaaagaagaaaagaattggATCTTTGGAAACGTTTAGTACCATATTtcgaacaaaaaaaactccCCCCACATACTCAAATACACCACGAGAACAACATGTTCATAGTTCTCGAATCTGGTGCTCTCAACTTAACACACCATTTGACTCAGGGTGAATTCTATGAAACGATGTCTTCTAAAACAGCCTATGGTGTCTTAAACAACAATACTCAATACGATCCTCAGGCTGTTACAATTACCACAGACACTGAATGTGTTATTAGCTTCCTAAACTCCGAGACTTtatcaaaaattaaatCTATGGACCCCGAGCTATACACTGAATTGATCTTACTAATAATGTCCATTTATAGAGAAAGATTCCGTGAACTACTTGGTTATTCTTTAATTAGCATGTGA
- the UTP8 gene encoding Utp8p, with protein MASISQPFRLSALPKIPSLGNYASNKEYLQTIDGLNPSANKVNIGISGSSVSQYLINPTPKLVFNLSIPSTNIITACDVKEIADDQEVWCYALATKTSHLHLAIKPVIQDAMSSSNADITAQFKFKLQDKAVSIKVYPEAEKVLVVLKNGLIQTFDFQLKLVNTIDIAYDNLEFVQFFEDGKGSEFLFVLCQLKSNKICYKLFQVNDSKVCVELNSIILENNSLEDAKLCYQFGKLYMLKDSNELSIYQLPHLQLQSSIQLPFIEKGAIVSIKPVSSNRVLITSDNIIYLVDLLYNAILFKKELRNIKCIQLLSTAVIAENSDSNRKTIALGVSTKNGANPSSYLDVINIDVGTGTLKDCMGKGFMVKQKQRLQKLFNESNDEDDAELPSPDYEDIIKSLKACKKADNFDAIFFKKLSLNKEYYTDNDRFLNDSELLTKIIDCLFSKFQDEYPKALTYLLTHPLFPPAHAKGLLVRLKNNPRLFKQAIVTCPNLPLDDLLTELFNITNAELCLDITRRVLQDYKKESIKLGIKKLEKIDITNILDMILNSEKQETDLQLNKPQIFQLMSLIIDSIGLFSLDDEYLERLSSFVNRQVSKVEQNVELLHLLDNDTRHAAYMNNKNSSSSHSANTQPISAYTVEYLDC; from the coding sequence ATGGCATCTATTTCGCAACCTTTCAGGCTATCAGCTTTACCTAAGATTCCATCTTTGGGCAACTATGCTAGTAACAAGGAATATTTACAGACAATTGATGGTTTAAATCCTTCTGCAAATAAGGTAAATATTGGTATCTCTGGATCAAGCGTATCACAATACCTTATTAACCCAACACCAAAACTAGTGTTTAACTTGTCTATTCCTTCGACTAACATTATCACTGCGTGTGATGTAAAAGAAATAGCAGATGATCAAGAGGTGTGGTGTTATGCACTTGCTACCAAAACTTCGCATCTACATCTTGCTATCAAGCCTGTTATTCAGGACGCTATGTCGTCTTCAAATGCTGATATCACGGCACAATTCAAGTTCAAGCTACAAGACAAGGCAGTCAGTATCAAGGTATATCCAGAAGCTGAGAAGGTATTAGTGGTTTTAAAGAATGGGTTGATTCAAACATTCGATTTCCAGTTGAAACTAGTGAATACCATTGACATAGCCTATGATAACCTGGAATTCGTTCAATTTTTTGAGGACGGCAAAGGAAGcgagtttttgtttgtgttgTGTCAATTGAAGAGCAACAAGATATGCTATAAGCTATTCCAAGTCAATGATTCAAAAGTATGTGTGGAACTAAACTCTATAATTTTGGAAAATAACAGTCTAGAAGATGCGAAATTGTGCTACCAATTTGGTAAATTATATATGTTGAAAGACTCCAACGAGCTTTCCATTTACCAACTTCCTCACCTACAACTTCAATCAAGTATCCAACTTCCATTTATTGAGAAGGGTGCAATCGTATCAATCAAACCAGTCTCTTCGAACCGTGTGTTGATTACATCTGATAATATCATATATCTAGTGGACCTCTTATACAATGCGATCTTATTCAAGAAGGAGCTAAGAAACATAAAGTGTATTCAGCTTTTATCAACTGCAGTTATCGCTGAAAACTCTGATTCCAACAGAAAGACAATTGCACTAGGTGTCTCTACCAAAAATGGCGCTAATCCAAGCAGTTATCTTGATGTTATTAACATTGATGTGGGAACCGGTACATTGAAGGATTGCATGGGAAAGGGTTTCATGGTCAAGCAAAAACAAAGGCTACAAAAACTCTTTAACGAGTctaatgatgaagatgatgctGAATTACCTTCTCCAGACTATGAGGATATTATTAAATCTTTGAAAGCCTGTAAAAAAGCGGACAATTTCGATgctattttctttaaaaagttATCTTTGAATAAAGAATACTACACAGATAATGACAGATTTTTGAACGACTCTGAACTACTCACTAAAATTATTGATTGCTTGTTTAGCAAATTCCAAGACGAGTACCCCAAGGCTCTTACATACCTTCTAACACATCCATTATTCCCTCCGGCCCATGCCAAAGGGCTATTGGTaagattaaaaaataaCCCAAGACTTTTCAAACAGGCAATTGTGACATGTCCAAATCTTCCATTAGATGATTTGTTGACAGAATTATTCAACATAACGAATGCAGAATTATGTCTTGATATCACTAGAAGAGTCTTGCAAGACTATAAGAAGGAATCTATTAAACTAGGTATCAAAAAGCTCGAGAAAATCGATATTACAAATATTTTGGATATGATTTTGAATTCggaaaaacaagaaacagatTTACAACTCAACAAACCACAAATATTCCAACTAATGAGTTTGATTATAGATTCTATTGGTTTGTTCTCATTAGACGACGAATATTTAGAAAGGCTATCCAGTTTCGTCAATAGGCAAGTATCGAAGGTGGAGCAAAAtgttgaacttcttcatttaTTAGATAATGACACCAGGCATGCCGCTTACatgaataataaaaatagtTCATCCTCACATTCAGCCAATACACAACCTATATCTGCCTACACAGTAGAATATTTAGACTGCTAA
- the SYF2 gene encoding Syf2p encodes MSSKYIEGTLPTGRQGLLDQYHIDMSEIDELERKLKQLQKQKKDVLLRNQKALLADKKQNSGQRVHGVVDTEESIKSQNKRYQLGNLSESAINYSIREYEEWETRTHHSRNNRAVMGDFQSIAKNSYKKEVQNLPKGTAHELQGTITEKGTVVVEDNPELIDNIAKSLNEQAKKRYMVRKQKLEKQNKVDINDGFVNDSNKRFNLKLKDELNK; translated from the coding sequence ATGAGCTCCAAATATATAGAAGGAACACTACCTACAGGGAGACAAGGGCTGCTTGATCAATACCATATAGATATGTCGGAAATAGATGAGTTAGAGAGGAAACTTAAACAGTtacagaaacagaagaaagatgttCTTCTGAGAAATCAGAAGGCTCTATTAGCTGATAAAAAGCAGAATTCTGGACAACGAGTACATGGTGTTGTAGATACAGAGGAGTCGATTAAAAGTCAAAATAAAAGGTACCAGTTGGGAAACCTCTCAGAGAGTGCAATTAATTATTCGATAAGAGAATATGAAGAATGGGAAACTAGAACTCACCATTCACGGAATAACAGAGCAGTTATGGGAGATTTCCAAAGTATTGCGAAGAATAGTTATAAGAAAGAAGTACAGAATCTACCGAAAGGAACAGCGCATGAGCTTCAAGGTACAATAACGGAAAAAGGAACAGTAGTGGTTGAAGATAATCCTGAACTGATAGACAATATAGCCAAGTCCCTTAACGAACAAGCTAAGAAAAGGTACATGGTTAGGAAACAAAAGCTTGAAAAGCAAAACAAGGTTGACATTAATGATGGGTTCGTGAACGATAGCAATAAAAGGTTCAACTTAAAGTTGAAGGATGAACTAAATAAATGA